The following coding sequences lie in one Desulfovibrio aminophilus DSM 12254 genomic window:
- a CDS encoding class IV adenylate cyclase: MSLECELKYLNPDLDAVRAALGNLGAEPLGRCFEENLVLDDQARSLKKRGLLLRLRRAGGVSTLTIKQPARRDAACKVCAEHETVVSAFAETLAGLEALGFVPAFVYEKLRETWRLSGCSICLDSLPFGDFVEIEGPEDALRSCATALGLDGGLTSRETYHALNMAWRRARGLPEDENFVFVEPERSRLLAEVEASAGQPIKN; the protein is encoded by the coding sequence ATGAGCCTGGAATGTGAATTGAAATATCTCAACCCGGACCTGGACGCGGTTCGCGCGGCCCTGGGCAACCTGGGCGCGGAGCCTCTGGGGCGGTGCTTCGAGGAGAACCTCGTCCTGGACGATCAGGCGCGTTCACTGAAGAAGCGCGGACTGCTTCTGCGGCTGCGTCGGGCCGGGGGGGTCTCGACCCTCACGATCAAACAGCCCGCCCGGCGTGACGCGGCCTGCAAGGTCTGCGCGGAGCATGAGACCGTCGTGTCCGCTTTCGCCGAAACCCTTGCCGGCCTGGAGGCTCTCGGTTTCGTCCCGGCCTTCGTCTACGAGAAGCTGCGCGAGACCTGGCGGCTGTCGGGCTGCTCCATCTGCCTGGACAGCCTGCCGTTCGGCGACTTCGTGGAGATCGAGGGGCCGGAGGACGCGTTGCGCTCCTGCGCCACGGCCCTGGGGCTGGACGGCGGCCTGACCTCGCGGGAGACGTATCACGCCCTGAACATGGCCTGGCGCAGGGCTCGGGGCCTTCCCGAGGACGAGAACTTCGTCTTCGTGGAGCCCGAGCGTTCCCGCCTTCTGGCTGAAGTCGAGGCGTCCGCCGGGCAGCCGATCAAGAACTGA
- a CDS encoding methyl-accepting chemotaxis protein translates to MRGSVVVWLAGVAIIVIISAASLGQDWKFLLVADVIALGVLAWAAAMTARLPGAIRSAFSAFRDAKDPEALNAVSGEAGELLAPLREGVAALSKDAVFFGGAIRAANNPLLVCDRQGKIVFATKPLLEILRKPANQVLGLSVSQAFYNREGSSITEKVMESGQPLDKDAELALYDGRTVPVRLASNVIVDGMGKVIGAFSSFIDLSQRVADLRRLEEQRAQVARIGKEVSTLAERVASASEELSASADEQARGAQKQKSQTDSVATAMEEMTATVLEVAQNAAATSQAADEARTSAHQGVDMVGQAVRGINNVSESAGKLSEVLAQLDAQAAEIGRIINVINDIADQTNLLALNAAIEAARAGEAGRGFAVVADEVRKLAEKTMTATKEVEEAIGTIQQRSRHATESMDETARQVHASTDLSNKAGEALQTIMQRIEDMVMRVSQIAAAAEEQSSAAEEINRNIEEIAQVASEADEGASQAAVATRDLAELAQELLTVASHFTGGGQEAGKLRQSEGEMKGVLPKLTQDYVREAYGQEVFEAMQESMGGPVFLPTASYPDQVLHQMAEFVSGRKGSSARDFFLGMGRFTIKQFYKMYKRYFKDENLKTFYLRMNDLHAQLTKDQPGIKPPKFSYEDKGKTLFMNYRSKRGLFDYFEGILQGAAEFKGERVKIKIIPLDEETARAEITFLDAGAGK, encoded by the coding sequence ATGCGCGGATCTGTCGTGGTCTGGCTGGCCGGAGTGGCGATCATCGTCATCATTTCGGCGGCGTCTTTGGGCCAGGACTGGAAATTCCTGCTGGTCGCCGACGTCATCGCCCTGGGGGTGCTGGCCTGGGCCGCCGCCATGACGGCCCGTCTGCCCGGGGCGATCCGGTCCGCATTCTCCGCCTTCCGTGACGCGAAGGATCCCGAGGCCCTGAACGCCGTTTCTGGTGAGGCAGGGGAACTGCTGGCCCCATTGCGTGAGGGGGTCGCCGCGCTGAGCAAGGACGCCGTGTTTTTCGGCGGAGCCATCCGGGCCGCCAACAACCCCCTGCTGGTCTGCGATCGCCAGGGCAAGATCGTTTTCGCCACCAAGCCGCTGCTGGAAATTTTGCGCAAACCCGCGAACCAGGTTCTGGGCCTTTCGGTGAGCCAGGCGTTCTACAACCGCGAGGGCTCCTCGATTACCGAGAAGGTCATGGAATCCGGCCAACCCCTGGACAAGGACGCTGAGCTGGCCCTCTACGACGGCCGCACGGTGCCGGTACGCCTCGCCTCCAACGTCATCGTCGACGGCATGGGCAAGGTCATCGGCGCGTTCAGTTCGTTCATCGACCTCTCTCAGCGCGTGGCCGATCTGCGGCGGCTCGAGGAGCAGCGAGCCCAGGTGGCCCGGATCGGCAAGGAGGTTTCCACCTTGGCCGAGCGCGTGGCCTCGGCCTCGGAGGAACTTTCCGCCTCGGCTGACGAACAGGCCCGGGGAGCCCAAAAACAGAAGTCCCAGACCGATTCCGTGGCCACGGCCATGGAGGAGATGACGGCCACGGTCCTGGAGGTGGCTCAGAATGCGGCGGCCACGTCCCAGGCGGCTGACGAGGCCCGAACCTCGGCCCACCAGGGCGTGGACATGGTCGGTCAGGCCGTGCGCGGCATCAACAACGTCTCCGAGTCCGCGGGCAAGCTTTCGGAGGTGCTGGCCCAGTTGGACGCGCAGGCCGCCGAGATCGGCCGCATCATCAACGTGATCAATGACATCGCGGACCAGACCAACCTCCTGGCGCTCAACGCCGCCATCGAGGCCGCCCGCGCGGGTGAGGCCGGACGGGGCTTCGCCGTGGTGGCCGACGAGGTGCGCAAGCTGGCCGAGAAAACCATGACCGCCACCAAGGAGGTCGAGGAGGCCATCGGCACCATCCAGCAGCGTTCCCGCCACGCCACTGAATCCATGGACGAGACCGCGCGGCAGGTGCATGCCAGCACGGATCTTTCGAACAAGGCGGGCGAGGCGCTTCAGACCATCATGCAGCGCATCGAGGACATGGTCATGCGGGTGTCCCAGATCGCCGCGGCCGCCGAAGAGCAGTCCTCGGCCGCCGAGGAGATCAACCGGAACATCGAGGAGATCGCCCAGGTGGCCAGCGAGGCCGACGAGGGCGCGTCGCAGGCGGCCGTGGCCACCCGCGACCTGGCCGAACTGGCCCAGGAACTGCTTACGGTTGCTTCGCACTTCACCGGCGGAGGGCAGGAGGCGGGCAAGCTGCGCCAGTCCGAGGGCGAAATGAAAGGCGTGCTGCCGAAACTGACCCAGGATTACGTGCGCGAGGCGTATGGCCAGGAGGTTTTCGAGGCCATGCAGGAGAGCATGGGCGGCCCCGTGTTCCTGCCTACGGCCAGCTATCCCGATCAGGTGCTGCATCAGATGGCCGAGTTCGTGTCCGGCCGCAAGGGATCTTCGGCGCGCGACTTCTTCCTCGGCATGGGACGCTTCACCATCAAGCAGTTCTACAAGATGTACAAACGCTACTTCAAGGATGAGAACCTCAAGACGTTCTATCTGCGCATGAACGACCTGCACGCCCAGCTGACCAAGGACCAGCCGGGCATCAAACCGCCCAAGTTCAGCTACGAGGACAAGGGCAAGACCCTGTTCATGAACTATCGTTCCAAGCGCGGGCTGTTTGACTACTTCGAGGGTATTCTCCAGGGAGCGGCGGAATTCAAGGGCGAGCGGGTCAAGATCAAGATCATTCCCCTGGATGAAGAGACCGCCCGTGCCGAGATCACCTTTCTGGACGCCGGAGCCGGGAAGTAG
- a CDS encoding chemotaxis protein CheA produces the protein MSDDLNRQVFREEAYDLLGELETTLLELEQTPGDLDVINRVFRALHTIKGSGSMFGFEDIAAFTHEVETVFDQVRNEELAVTTELLNLVFRARDYIQKMLDADGATVAPEVRQEILEGLVRVSAAAAEPAAVVEAAPGAEAGGPAEAEVAPEECGYAVRIRFRDSRPPAGFSLEPLLEELGKLGSCGVSPEKVLDPEKSGPVWNVTLRTTASEENIRDVFFFSEFDLDVEVRRQDDAAQAAPPVEQLEEAKARPDKKLGEILVEEGAIDPSDLAEALAQQKPLGQILVESGKVDKDRVEQAAAKQAQARREVGEKRGEEAGKGHPESVSSIRVAAEKLDNLVDLVGELVIVQAQISQVVGERSDPVLTALSEELERLSDALRDSTLGIRMLPIGTTFSRYRRLVRDLSADFGKDIALVTQGAETELDKTVIERLGDPLMHLLRNSIDHGIEPPEERQAAGKPSQGTILLAAEHSGGEVLIRISDDGRGMDSEAIRAKAVERGLIQPEAELSEKELFKLIFEPGFSTAKKLTSVSGRGVGMDVVKRSIDALRGSVEIRSRKGQGSEIIIRLPLTLAIIDGLQVRVGDAFFVIPLSLVEECVELAHQDVEEAGNQRILYLRGEIVPYIHLREWFEVDGAPPAIEQIVITRVEGSRMGIVVDSVIGEHQTVIKTLGRVYKDVEGISGATIKGDGSIALIIDVPRLVRGVVVASQ, from the coding sequence ATGTCGGATGATCTGAACAGGCAGGTGTTTCGCGAGGAGGCGTACGACCTCCTGGGCGAGCTGGAGACAACCCTGCTGGAGCTGGAGCAGACGCCCGGCGACCTGGACGTCATCAATCGGGTGTTCCGGGCCTTGCACACCATCAAGGGCTCGGGCTCCATGTTCGGGTTCGAGGACATCGCCGCCTTCACCCATGAAGTGGAGACGGTTTTCGATCAGGTGCGCAATGAGGAGTTGGCCGTAACCACGGAACTCCTCAACCTCGTCTTTCGTGCCCGCGACTACATCCAGAAGATGCTCGACGCCGACGGCGCGACCGTGGCCCCGGAGGTTCGCCAAGAGATCCTGGAAGGACTGGTCCGGGTGTCCGCCGCGGCGGCAGAACCGGCTGCCGTTGTCGAGGCCGCGCCTGGGGCCGAAGCCGGAGGACCGGCCGAAGCGGAAGTCGCGCCGGAGGAATGCGGATACGCCGTGCGTATCCGTTTCCGCGACAGCCGCCCACCGGCGGGATTCAGCCTGGAGCCGCTCCTGGAGGAATTGGGCAAGCTCGGCTCCTGCGGCGTGTCCCCGGAAAAGGTGCTCGATCCGGAAAAATCCGGGCCTGTCTGGAACGTGACCTTGCGCACCACGGCCTCGGAAGAAAATATCCGCGACGTGTTTTTCTTTTCCGAGTTCGACTTGGACGTTGAGGTCCGCCGCCAGGACGACGCGGCCCAGGCCGCGCCGCCGGTCGAGCAGCTGGAGGAGGCCAAAGCCCGCCCGGACAAGAAGCTCGGCGAAATCCTCGTGGAGGAGGGTGCCATCGATCCCAGCGACTTGGCCGAGGCCTTGGCCCAGCAGAAGCCGCTCGGGCAGATTCTTGTGGAGTCCGGCAAGGTGGACAAGGACCGCGTCGAGCAGGCCGCCGCCAAGCAGGCCCAGGCTCGGCGCGAGGTCGGGGAGAAGCGGGGCGAGGAGGCGGGCAAGGGGCACCCGGAGTCCGTGTCCTCCATCCGTGTGGCCGCCGAGAAGCTGGACAACCTCGTGGATCTGGTGGGGGAGCTGGTCATCGTTCAGGCTCAGATTTCCCAGGTTGTGGGTGAGCGCTCCGATCCCGTGCTCACGGCCCTTTCCGAAGAGTTGGAACGGCTTTCCGACGCCCTGCGCGACAGCACCCTCGGCATCCGCATGCTGCCCATCGGGACCACCTTCAGCCGCTATCGCCGCCTCGTGCGCGATCTTTCGGCCGACTTCGGCAAGGATATCGCATTGGTCACCCAGGGGGCCGAAACCGAACTGGACAAGACCGTCATCGAGCGTCTGGGCGATCCGCTCATGCATTTGCTGCGCAACAGCATCGACCACGGCATCGAACCTCCTGAGGAACGCCAAGCCGCGGGCAAGCCGTCCCAGGGCACCATCCTCCTGGCCGCCGAGCATTCCGGCGGCGAGGTGCTCATCCGCATCAGCGACGACGGCCGGGGTATGGACTCCGAGGCCATCAGGGCCAAGGCCGTTGAGCGCGGCCTGATCCAGCCCGAGGCGGAGTTATCGGAGAAGGAACTGTTCAAGCTCATTTTTGAGCCAGGTTTTTCCACCGCCAAGAAGCTCACCAGCGTCTCGGGCCGAGGCGTGGGCATGGACGTGGTCAAGCGCTCCATCGACGCCCTGCGGGGCAGCGTGGAGATCAGAAGCCGCAAGGGTCAGGGCTCGGAGATCATCATCCGCCTGCCGCTGACCCTGGCGATCATCGATGGGCTCCAGGTGCGCGTGGGCGACGCCTTCTTCGTCATTCCCCTGTCCCTGGTGGAGGAATGTGTGGAACTGGCGCACCAGGATGTGGAGGAGGCCGGGAACCAGCGCATCCTTTACCTTCGCGGTGAGATCGTGCCCTACATTCATCTGCGCGAATGGTTCGAGGTGGACGGAGCGCCTCCGGCCATCGAGCAGATCGTCATCACACGGGTGGAGGGCAGCCGCATGGGCATCGTGGTCGACAGCGTCATCGGGGAGCACCAGACCGTGATCAAGACCCTCGGCCGCGTCTACAAGGACGTGGAGGGGATTTCCGGCGCCACAATCAAGGGTGATGGGAGCATCGCCCTGATCATCGACGTGCCTCGTCTGGTTCGTGGTGTGGTGGTGGCCTCCCAATAG
- the clpS gene encoding ATP-dependent Clp protease adapter ClpS: MSDHLFGDQFQTGAISENETQEPPRFRVLLHNDDYTTMEFVVEVLMRVFQKSESEATTIMLAVHNEGVGVCGVYTAEVAETKVDLVHRMAKVAGFPLRCSMEGE; this comes from the coding sequence ATGAGCGACCATCTTTTCGGGGATCAGTTCCAGACCGGGGCGATTTCCGAGAATGAAACCCAGGAGCCTCCCCGTTTCCGGGTGCTCCTGCACAATGACGACTACACCACCATGGAGTTCGTGGTGGAGGTGCTCATGCGAGTGTTTCAGAAAAGCGAGTCCGAGGCGACCACGATCATGCTTGCCGTGCACAACGAGGGGGTCGGCGTCTGCGGGGTGTACACTGCGGAAGTCGCCGAGACCAAGGTGGACCTGGTCCACCGGATGGCCAAGGTGGCCGGTTTCCCCCTGCGATGCAGCATGGAAGGGGAATAG
- a CDS encoding DUF190 domain-containing protein: MNLPRHAERLRIFVGESDRHKGRPIFEVVVEEARRQGLAGATVLRGISGFGANSLVHTAKILRLSEDLPVVVEIVDTPGKIESFLPFLDGVIKEGLVTLEGVQVMFYRHNEGRKA; encoded by the coding sequence ATGAATCTGCCGCGTCACGCCGAACGTCTGCGCATCTTCGTGGGGGAAAGCGACCGCCACAAGGGCCGCCCGATCTTCGAGGTCGTGGTGGAGGAAGCCCGCCGCCAGGGATTGGCTGGAGCCACCGTGCTCCGGGGCATTTCCGGATTCGGGGCCAACAGCCTCGTGCATACGGCCAAGATCCTGCGGCTCTCCGAGGATCTGCCCGTGGTGGTCGAAATCGTGGACACCCCGGGCAAGATCGAATCCTTCCTGCCCTTCTTGGACGGAGTGATCAAGGAGGGCCTCGTCACCCTGGAAGGGGTGCAGGTCATGTTCTACCGTCACAACGAAGGGAGAAAGGCCTAG
- a CDS encoding outer membrane protein assembly factor BamD: MRNRFFVPALFLLLLAFQGCALIDYYFLPKPEDTAQELYEAGMDAMQEKHYGDAAEYFTKLKDQFPFSPFTLKAEVALGDAYFLNEKYSEAVNAYKEFESLHPRHQDTPYVLFQIGLSNYNLFKSFDRRMSPIEEALEYFQRVRETYPNSQYAKSAADYVVQCRRKLAEHELFVADFFWRTDQFGPAWNRYRFVVENFQDQPDLRDYAKRRAEYAYYEYQKTLTKEERERIEGGWKQWLKKWL; the protein is encoded by the coding sequence ATGCGTAACCGGTTTTTCGTTCCGGCCCTGTTCCTGTTGCTCTTGGCCTTCCAAGGCTGCGCGCTGATCGACTACTATTTCTTGCCCAAGCCCGAAGATACGGCCCAGGAGCTTTATGAGGCGGGCATGGACGCCATGCAGGAGAAGCATTATGGCGACGCCGCCGAATACTTCACCAAGCTCAAGGATCAGTTCCCCTTCAGCCCGTTCACGTTGAAGGCCGAAGTGGCCTTGGGCGATGCCTACTTCCTGAACGAGAAATACTCCGAGGCGGTCAACGCCTACAAGGAATTCGAGTCCCTGCACCCGCGCCACCAGGATACGCCCTACGTCTTGTTCCAGATCGGCCTGTCCAACTATAATCTGTTCAAGTCCTTCGACCGGCGCATGTCGCCCATCGAAGAGGCCCTGGAATACTTCCAGCGTGTGCGCGAGACCTATCCCAATTCCCAGTACGCCAAATCGGCCGCCGACTACGTGGTCCAATGCCGCCGCAAGCTGGCTGAGCACGAGTTGTTCGTGGCCGATTTCTTCTGGCGCACGGACCAGTTCGGACCGGCCTGGAACCGCTACCGTTTCGTGGTGGAGAACTTCCAGGATCAGCCGGACCTCCGCGACTACGCCAAGCGCCGGGCGGAATACGCTTACTATGAGTATCAGAAGACCCTGACCAAGGAAGAGCGAGAACGCATCGAGGGCGGCTGGAAGCAATGGCTCAAGAAGTGGCTCTGA
- a CDS encoding protein-glutamate O-methyltransferase: protein MGIKDDDGDARRRAVEACSTTPKMSEADFRRFSQFITAELGIKLPPAKKTMLEARLQKRLRALGLGSHREYCEFLFSPQGMEQELAQLIDVVTTNTTHFFREPRHFEILAAKVIPDILRRKGRGRVAVWSAGCSTGEEPYTLAMVLSECAEINPELSFSILATDISTQVLTLAKRAVYAEDRIEGIPEALKRKYLLRSKDRSRRLVRMGPELRSKVNFQRLNFMREFDFREDLDIIFCRNVVIYFDRGTQEELFKRFCGKLIPGGYLFIGHSESLTGMDLPLVQVAPTVYRRT from the coding sequence ATGGGAATCAAGGACGACGATGGCGATGCGCGGCGGCGAGCGGTGGAGGCGTGTTCCACCACGCCCAAGATGAGCGAGGCGGACTTCCGACGTTTCAGCCAGTTCATCACCGCCGAACTGGGCATCAAGCTGCCGCCGGCCAAGAAGACCATGCTGGAGGCCCGGCTGCAGAAACGCCTGCGGGCCCTGGGCCTGGGTTCCCACCGGGAATACTGCGAATTCCTGTTCAGTCCCCAGGGAATGGAACAGGAGCTGGCCCAACTCATCGACGTGGTGACCACCAACACCACGCATTTCTTTCGTGAGCCCCGGCACTTCGAGATCCTTGCCGCGAAGGTGATTCCGGACATCCTGCGGCGCAAGGGGCGCGGCCGGGTGGCGGTCTGGAGCGCGGGCTGCTCCACGGGCGAGGAGCCGTACACCCTGGCCATGGTGCTTTCGGAATGCGCCGAGATCAACCCGGAGCTGAGCTTCTCCATCCTGGCCACGGACATCTCCACCCAAGTCCTGACCCTGGCCAAGCGGGCCGTGTACGCCGAGGACCGCATCGAGGGCATCCCCGAGGCCCTCAAGCGGAAGTATCTGCTGCGCAGCAAGGACCGCTCCCGTCGGCTGGTGCGCATGGGGCCGGAATTGCGCTCCAAAGTCAATTTCCAGCGCCTGAACTTCATGCGCGAGTTCGACTTCCGGGAGGATCTGGACATCATCTTCTGCCGCAACGTGGTCATTTATTTCGATCGGGGCACACAGGAAGAGCTGTTCAAGCGTTTCTGCGGCAAGCTGATCCCCGGAGGATACTTGTTCATCGGCCATTCCGAGAGTCTCACCGGCATGGACCTTCCCCTGGTCCAGGTGGCCCCCACCGTATACCGCAGAACCTGA
- the fusA gene encoding elongation factor G: MSKKKPSGKYLSTLRNIGIIAHIDAGKTTLTERILYYSGRIHRIGEVHEGTATMDYMPEEQERGITITSAVTTCPWRDCLVNIIDTPGHVDFTIEVERSLRVLDGAVGVFCGVSGVQPQSETVWRQSEHYRVPKIAFVNKLDRPGADFSAVLESITTRLRAKPLALTVPDGEGPELRGIFDLIDEKRLVFDQADQGVEFAVFDWTDEERAHLAPWREKVLEAAAEEDDALMERYLSGEVLAPAEIRAALRKATLGMRLVPVLAGSALKNVGVQPVMDAICHYLPGPAEVPPAEGLDPVTKRRKSFPVSPDAPLSALAFKVSLDSGRKLVLMRLYSGMLQAGDTVYNSTQGVRERVARLFKLHAGRKEQVEQALAGEIVAAAGMKDARTGDTLCQENDPVVLERIGDYRPVISVAIEPRNSEESGKLDEVLEKYLMEDPTLAVKRDEETGQVVLSGMGELHLEVILERMSREFGLAPRSGKPQVVYQETVGGRAEAFEEFHRELGEVMHYGGVRLSVEPLTRDSGRDVVLEVAGQTCPAAWLEAVVEGVSDGLQSGVIKGYPVQDVRVRVLDLARREGESSPAGYRMAAAMALKKALAGAQPLLLEPIMWVEIGVPDDFVGEVVGLLGAKGAKIENLFDRAGQKVIQALAPLSPLFGFSTDLRSATQGRAGFVMKFSRFDVLD, translated from the coding sequence GTGAGCAAGAAGAAGCCTTCCGGCAAATACCTGTCCACTCTGCGCAACATCGGCATCATCGCCCACATCGACGCGGGCAAGACCACGCTGACGGAGCGCATCCTCTACTACTCCGGCCGCATCCACCGCATCGGCGAGGTTCATGAGGGCACGGCCACCATGGACTACATGCCCGAGGAGCAGGAGCGCGGCATCACCATCACCTCGGCCGTGACCACCTGCCCTTGGCGTGACTGCTTGGTGAACATCATCGACACCCCGGGCCACGTGGACTTCACCATCGAGGTGGAACGCAGCCTGCGCGTGCTCGACGGGGCCGTGGGCGTGTTCTGCGGCGTCTCCGGGGTCCAGCCCCAGTCCGAGACGGTCTGGCGGCAGAGCGAGCACTATCGTGTGCCCAAGATAGCCTTCGTGAACAAACTGGACCGCCCCGGCGCGGATTTTTCCGCCGTGCTGGAGTCCATCACCACCCGTCTGCGGGCCAAGCCCTTGGCCCTGACCGTACCCGACGGCGAGGGCCCGGAGCTGCGGGGGATCTTCGACCTCATCGATGAGAAGCGGCTGGTCTTCGACCAGGCCGACCAGGGCGTGGAGTTCGCTGTTTTCGACTGGACGGACGAGGAACGCGCGCATCTGGCGCCCTGGCGCGAGAAGGTCCTGGAGGCCGCCGCCGAGGAGGACGATGCCTTGATGGAGCGCTACCTCTCCGGCGAGGTCCTGGCTCCCGCGGAAATCCGCGCGGCCCTGCGCAAGGCCACCCTGGGCATGCGCCTGGTGCCCGTGCTGGCCGGTTCCGCCCTCAAGAACGTCGGTGTGCAGCCTGTCATGGACGCCATCTGTCATTATCTGCCCGGCCCGGCCGAGGTGCCCCCGGCCGAGGGCCTCGACCCCGTCACCAAGCGCAGGAAGTCCTTCCCGGTTTCGCCGGACGCCCCGCTTTCGGCCCTGGCCTTCAAAGTCAGCCTGGATTCCGGCCGCAAACTCGTGCTCATGCGTCTTTATTCCGGCATGCTCCAGGCCGGAGATACGGTCTACAATTCCACGCAGGGGGTGCGCGAGCGCGTGGCCCGGCTGTTCAAGCTCCACGCCGGGCGCAAGGAGCAGGTCGAGCAGGCGCTGGCCGGCGAGATCGTGGCCGCCGCGGGCATGAAGGACGCGCGCACCGGCGACACCCTCTGCCAGGAGAACGACCCGGTGGTCCTGGAGCGTATCGGGGACTACCGGCCGGTGATCTCCGTGGCCATCGAACCGCGCAATTCCGAGGAGTCCGGCAAACTCGACGAGGTGCTGGAGAAGTATCTCATGGAGGATCCCACCCTGGCGGTCAAGCGTGACGAGGAGACCGGCCAGGTGGTCCTCTCGGGCATGGGCGAACTGCACCTGGAGGTGATCCTGGAGCGCATGTCCCGCGAGTTCGGCCTCGCGCCCCGCTCGGGCAAGCCCCAGGTTGTCTACCAGGAGACCGTGGGTGGTCGGGCCGAGGCCTTCGAGGAATTCCACCGCGAGTTGGGTGAGGTCATGCACTACGGCGGCGTGCGTCTGTCCGTGGAGCCCCTGACCCGGGATTCCGGCCGCGACGTGGTCCTGGAAGTGGCCGGGCAGACCTGTCCGGCGGCTTGGTTGGAGGCCGTGGTCGAGGGCGTGTCCGACGGCCTGCAGAGCGGCGTGATCAAGGGCTATCCGGTGCAGGATGTGCGCGTGCGCGTGCTCGATCTGGCCCGCCGCGAGGGCGAGTCCAGCCCGGCCGGATACCGCATGGCGGCGGCCATGGCGCTCAAGAAGGCCCTGGCGGGGGCTCAGCCGCTGTTGCTGGAACCCATCATGTGGGTCGAGATCGGCGTACCCGACGACTTCGTGGGCGAGGTGGTGGGCCTGCTGGGAGCCAAGGGCGCCAAGATCGAGAACCTTTTCGACCGGGCCGGGCAGAAGGTCATTCAGGCCCTTGCCCCTCTCTCTCCGCTGTTCGGTTTCTCCACGGATCTGCGTTCGGCCACCCAGGGCCGCGCCGGATTCGTCATGAAATTCTCCCGCTTCGACGTTTTGGACTAG
- the crcB gene encoding fluoride efflux transporter CrcB: MRKLIILALAGAAGTLCRYWLAGAVQKLCGSDLPVGTFAVNMAGCLLFGLVWGLLENRAGLSGEWRLAALTGFMGAFTTFSTYMFETAALLRLGQTLAAVANVAGQSALGLCCVLAGMALGRLL, from the coding sequence ATCCGTAAACTCATCATCCTGGCCCTGGCGGGGGCCGCCGGCACCCTCTGCCGCTACTGGCTGGCCGGGGCCGTCCAGAAGCTCTGCGGCTCGGACCTGCCCGTGGGAACCTTCGCGGTGAACATGGCCGGGTGTCTGCTCTTCGGCCTGGTCTGGGGCCTGCTGGAGAACCGCGCCGGATTGTCCGGCGAATGGCGTCTGGCCGCCCTGACCGGATTCATGGGCGCCTTCACCACCTTCTCCACCTACATGTTCGAAACCGCCGCTCTGCTCCGCCTGGGCCAGACGCTGGCCGCCGTCGCCAACGTGGCCGGGCAGTCGGCGCTGGGGCTCTGTTGCGTCCTGGCGGGCATGGCCCTGGGCCGCCTGCTTTGA
- a CDS encoding protein-glutamate methylesterase/protein-glutamine glutaminase: MRKPIRVLIIDDSAVVRQTLAQLLASDPDIEVMAAVVDPLVAVEKIKSEVPDVITLDIEMPRMDGITFLRKLMSQHPIPVVVCSSLVEPGDETTLRALEYGAVEIVTKPKVGTKKFLEESAIRICDAVKAAAQARIKPFRGGRDMEVAPKLSADAVLAAGKPQALRTTEKIALVGASTGGTEALRVFLEAMPLDCPPLAIVQHMPEHFTQAFANRLNAGCRISVREARDGDSMLRGQALIAPGNKHMLLKRSGARYYVEVKDGPLVSRHRPSVDVLFRSGANYAGKNVVAAIMTGMGDDGARGMRELFDAGAFTIAQDEASCVVFGMPQEAIKHGGVQKILSLEAIAGEMVRRCNSG; the protein is encoded by the coding sequence ATGCGAAAACCCATCCGTGTGCTCATCATCGACGACTCGGCGGTGGTCCGCCAGACCCTGGCCCAACTTCTGGCATCGGACCCCGACATCGAGGTCATGGCGGCGGTGGTGGACCCGCTGGTGGCCGTGGAGAAGATCAAGAGCGAGGTGCCGGACGTCATCACCCTGGACATCGAGATGCCGCGCATGGACGGAATCACCTTCCTGCGCAAGCTCATGAGCCAGCATCCCATTCCCGTGGTCGTCTGCTCCTCCCTGGTGGAGCCGGGCGACGAAACCACCCTGCGGGCCCTGGAATACGGCGCCGTGGAGATCGTGACCAAGCCCAAGGTGGGCACCAAGAAATTCCTGGAGGAGTCGGCGATCCGCATCTGCGACGCGGTGAAGGCCGCTGCCCAGGCCCGGATCAAGCCCTTCCGCGGTGGCCGGGACATGGAAGTCGCGCCCAAACTCTCGGCCGACGCGGTCCTGGCCGCGGGCAAGCCGCAAGCCCTGCGGACCACGGAAAAGATCGCCCTGGTGGGGGCCTCCACGGGCGGCACGGAGGCCCTGCGGGTGTTCCTGGAGGCCATGCCCCTGGACTGTCCGCCCCTGGCCATCGTCCAGCACATGCCCGAGCATTTCACCCAGGCCTTCGCCAACCGTCTGAACGCCGGCTGCCGGATCTCCGTGCGGGAGGCCCGGGACGGAGACTCCATGTTGCGCGGCCAAGCGCTCATCGCCCCCGGCAACAAGCACATGCTGCTCAAGCGCAGCGGCGCCCGCTACTACGTGGAGGTCAAGGACGGGCCCCTGGTCTCGCGTCACCGGCCCTCGGTGGACGTGCTTTTCCGCTCCGGGGCCAACTACGCGGGCAAGAACGTGGTGGCGGCGATCATGACCGGCATGGGCGACGACGGGGCCCGGGGGATGCGTGAACTGTTCGACGCCGGAGCCTTCACCATCGCCCAGGACGAGGCCAGCTGCGTGGTATTCGGCATGCCCCAGGAGGCCATCAAGCATGGCGGGGTGCAGAAGATCCTGTCCCTGGAGGCCATCGCCGGGGAGATGGTCCGGCGCTGCAACTCAGGCTAG